Below is a window of Pleurodeles waltl isolate 20211129_DDA chromosome 4_1, aPleWal1.hap1.20221129, whole genome shotgun sequence DNA.
GCGCTCCGTCAAGAGGGAGAGCGCAGGGAGCGCCGCGTCCGCGCCGCTCAGCGGATGCGCTGCGCCGACATGGAGGACGAGAAGGTGGTGTACTCGCGCTCACAGCTGCTGTACGCCCAGCCCGCCCTGGAGAGCGCCTTCGAACTCTTCATGCCGCAGTCCAAGGACTTCATGAGCTCGGACACGGAGCTCTGGAACTTCCTCTGCAGCCTGAGGCACGAGTTCTCGCCGGTCATCCTGCGCAGCAAGGACGTCTACGGCTACTCGTCCTGCCGTGCTCTGGTGCCCCAGCCCGGGCAAGTCGCCGCCGGCCCCCGCGCCTCAAAGACTGGACCCGCTGGGCCGAGCAAGGCGCCCGCAAAGAGGAAACGCGGCTACTGCAAGTGGGCGCCCAGGAAGCGGCGGCGCGCCGGCCGTGGAGCGGGCAGCACCAGCGGGGGCGACGAACACGAAACGAGTAGCACCACCAGCAGCGGCGGCAGCTGCAGTAGCGGCCGTAGCAGCCCCCTCGCGGCTCCGGCGAACCCGGCTACCTACCTGCACCTGGGCCGCTCCCTGGAAGAGATCTGGGAGGCGGCCACCCCGCGCCTGCCGGCCAGCTTCCCCCGCATCCATGTGCGGGACGTGTCGTGCGAGGCCAGTCTGGCGGCTGCACGGCGCCAGGCACAGCACATCCTACGGGTCAACCTGGAGCCCGTGGTGCGCATCCGCCGCTTCCCTGTGGCCTGCCTCTAGCGCCGCGAGGGAGTTGTTTACAGACCGCACCGCACTTTACCgactgccccccccctccctccaaatgccctacctcatggcCCCAGCATCCAAATACAGCCCTTCGCCGACTGGGTTTTTGCCCCGACCCCACCTCGCTGTTCTTTAATGGTAGGGGTGACTTTTGCACTAAATATACAGCCAGGCCAGAAAGCCCCTTTGGCCCAGCTGTGACGCTGTCTTCCTGGTGCAAGACGATAACTTGCCCCCACATGCGGGCGGGATAAGGGGCTGGGGTTGAATCTCGTGgagagatttttttctttttttttcctccttACGGCTGAGCTTGGGTCCATATGAACTTTTTGTATCTAAGACAATGTAACTTTTTAGGAGAGCGTTTGGGATGAGTGCTATGACTAGTGTCGAGAAATCCAGTGTGGTTTCGGGGTGCCAACTCAGTGTACTTTGTTGTAACGTTTGCACGTTCCCCTGGGCGTTCTCCCTGAATCTTAGGATGGTCACGTTTACACATTCGATAACGTTGCTTACAACTTCCAGCTGTCACGTCACACGGAAGGGGCTGGTGCCCCGTACCCGAGGGGGGCCCCATCAAGCCTCGCCGCAGCATACAAACCTTGGTGCTATGTAATCGTGTTGAGATGGAATAGTCTCGCGGGCTCCATCCACGTGGATATGTGATGCAAGTGCCTTTAAACGTTGCTAAGTCCGGAATCTTGAGTTATAGCCAGCATTTTTATGCAGCTGTGGTAATATTTTTGGGGTGGATTTGGTACCAAAACACATGGTTATCTAAACTATTTACGCAGCGTTTCTTACAATGTAATGGCATAGCAGTATTTTTCTTTTCCGTAAAAAATAACTTTGTGCCCCGAGGTTACGCTGGAAGTGACTGTAGGACTATAATAAAGCTGGCACAGAGAAGTGTTCCTTTAGGAGCTGTGGAGTTATAAAATCGAATCCATGTTTAAAGTAGTCTGAAGTTTTAATGCTACAATGTAGTGTGCAGTACGTTAAGAGCCAATGCAGGGCTTCTGCCCGCTATCACTTTTTTTCAGTGAacagttctcttttttttttttatacgaaTTTGCCCCCAACGCCACCTGTAAGGTGTCCACTAAGTTGACCTAATTTGTATATTAAGTACAAACCAATTTCTTAATACCATGCGAGTTTGTGCGAAACTCCTATCAGATAAGTGAAACTTAATTTCTAGCTATGTGAATTTCAGAACAATTGAATGCATATGCAACTTTGATTTATTTTAACTTATTTGAATGTAAATAAAAATACTGGAACATAAATAGCGCAAGTGTTGATTTTCATATTGGCAAGCTTAAATAAGAAGCAAGCTCTTGAACAAAGAAAGTACATGGCTCGCCAATGAACATACTATACTTTTGGAGACCTGCATCTTGTTCTTGAGTGCCTCCACTCGACAGCTAAAAATAGGCTTCACATGTTGGTTTTCGTAGTACACGAGATGTCTCTTGCATGTAAATATTACCATGTGTTACCGCTTCTTCCATCACAAGCACCATTACTATAACAATCACTATTACCACAACATTCCTTACATGTTTGTCCCCAGGTAGGACACAAGTTCATATATATTGTGATCGTAATGTGGGGGGAACGCTTTTTGGTACATAACATTATTTCTTACAGGTGCATTATAGTTGATTCTGATTCGAGTCTTGGAAAGATGTGTGAAAAACTAACTCTTATTTTCAGATCCAACAGCGTCTAAGCTATTAGTTTCCATTCTTTGACATTGATCTAGGTCTTGCTGTCACATAGCTGTATGATGGACAACAGGGACAGCATTATTCTTTTGTGAACCATAACTGCTTTTTATAGAACCTTGTGCTGTCTTCATCCACTAGCTCTGGAGTGTTAGTGTCGCACTACAGTGGTTTTCATTTTTCCAATTCTGCATATGCAGTGAATGTTAAGCCGTTTAGATTGAGTGCCAAGCCTTGATGGTTTTAAGTCCAATAGAGGTGAATTCTGGGCAGATGAATTTAACTTTGTATCACTCCCATTGCTAAACCAATTTGCAGTTTTGGCTTTGCACTTAGTCTGACGATGCCTGTTATAGGTGTATTATTTCCTTGACAAAGTTGCTCAGAGATCAGTTTTTGAGTACTCTGCCAGTTGTGGCAGACTTGATGCAGATGCGATCTCTTAAGCTTACTGGTGCCAAACCCGAGGTTCTACTTTTTGTGGCCCCTCCTTTTCCAGGCAATGAGGGGCAGAATCCCTTACCTCATCCATTGTGGTTATAAATCTGGGGGTGGAAAGGgataccttttttatttttggcagGGTTAAATCATTGAGGTTACCTGTTCACTTGCGCATTCAGTTGAAGACATTCATCAAGCCTTTTACCACATGAGTCTGCCTTCATTCACAATGCTCCTGGTACTCTCCTTCGCACTTACTTAGATACATGATTCCTTTCTTATGGCTGTGCAATGTCCAAGTGTGAGCAATGTGGGTGATATTTGCCATCTATAAAGGAGCTGCTCTGTTCCTGAGCtcaggaactacccagagttcttcgCTTCGGTGATATGAAGTTGTTTACTGCAAGGCCAATGTATTTTGTTTCTGGCCACCTGGGGAGACAAGTGAATGACTCCCAGACCAAGGAACAAAAGTATTACGTGTGGAGCGAGGTGTGCCACCTCGCACAGGAAGGGTGTAAACCCACAAGGTGACCTTCAAAGGTGATCACACCTTTGAATGGCTGCCGGTAACAACACTTATGAGCAGCATGCCTTTTGTTCCTGCGGACATGACCAAGAGAGAGAAACCAGTGTTAAAACTGCCCTCCTCCACACAAACAAAGAAGGGTTGTGCCGTTTGAAAGGGACACTTCAGTGGCTCTACTGACTCCAATGATCATGTGGCTGGTTCCCCTCTGGAACTGGCTGCCATGACACAAGCAGAAAGAGCCCAACATACAAATGTATAAAGACAAATAATTAAAGGCCCTTACTTGCCAGTACATACCTCACAATAAACAAAATCGAGTGAATGCAAAACAATAAGGACGTTTCCACGAAGGTGAGTTGAAGGGATGAGGAAAAATGGCCCACCAAAACAACCATCAACTAGATGCCAATTCCACAGAATCTTGTCTCATGATAATTATGCAAGGTAATATCTCAAGGTAGATAGCCCAGAATGAAAAAGCTGATCTCTGCAAAGGAAGAATAAGAGGCTTCTGAAGACTGTTCCACCATCCATAGCTCCCTACTATGCAATGCTAGTTCCTCCCAGATAGCCAGGTGTGAAGTGGCAGGATTGCATATGTGGCACAGAAGGAAAATGCCACAGTATAAGGGAAAATTCATCTGGTGGGG
It encodes the following:
- the CCDC71L gene encoding coiled-coil domain-containing protein 71L, with amino-acid sequence MRCADMEDEKVVYSRSQLLYAQPALESAFELFMPQSKDFMSSDTELWNFLCSLRHEFSPVILRSKDVYGYSSCRALVPQPGQVAAGPRASKTGPAGPSKAPAKRKRGYCKWAPRKRRRAGRGAGSTSGGDEHETSSTTSSGGSCSSGRSSPLAAPANPATYLHLGRSLEEIWEAATPRLPASFPRIHVRDVSCEASLAAARRQAQHILRVNLEPVVRIRRFPVACL